Proteins encoded together in one Pectinophora gossypiella chromosome 20, ilPecGoss1.1, whole genome shotgun sequence window:
- the LOC126375930 gene encoding uncharacterized oxidoreductase TM_0325-like, with protein MSFTDKVVLVTGASSGIGAATAILFAKEGAKVAMVGRNSKKLKIVEEKCFKVGKPPLVIIADVAKDEEVKMIIKETVDTFGKLDVLVNNAGFAKYGTLSDGKYLQCYDEIMAVNVRAVINLTMLAIPHLKKTKGNVVNISSVSAMSLPPDVKWMPYNVSKAALDHFTRGAAKELASFGIRVNSVNPGPVRTDFFESSAAGIEVDDCTDMCPLNRVSAPEEIADLIMNLAGEKAIGITGSIFLTDNGFILNR; from the coding sequence ATGAGTTTCACAGACAAAGTGGTACTTGTGACAGGAGCAAGCTCAGGAATTGGCGCTGCTACTGCGATACTTTTTGCAAAAGAAGGAGCCAAAGTAGCAATGGTTGGAAGAAACAGTAAAAAACTCAAAATAGttgaagaaaaatgttttaaagttGGCAAACCTCCTCTTGTTATAATTGCTGATGTGGCTAAAGATGAAGAAGTGAAAATGATTATCAAAGAAACTGTAGATACGTTCGGGAAACTAGATGTCCTTGTCAATAATGCTGGATTTGCAAAATATGGGACTTTATCTGATGGAAAGTATCTCCAATGCTATGATGAAATAATGGCGGTTAATGTTCGCGCTGTGATCAACTTGACAATGTTGGCTATTCCTCAtttgaaaaaaacaaaagggaACGTAGTGAATATATCTAGTGTGTCGGCAATGTCATTGCCACCAGACGTAAAGTGGATGCCATATAATGTTTCTAAGGCAGCGTTGGACCACTTCACACGCGGGGCAGCTAAAGAACTTGCTTCTTTTGGAATAAGAGTTAATTCTGTGAACCCAGGACCTGTTCGTACGGATTTCTTCGAATCTAGTGCTGCTGGAATAGAAGTTGATGATTGTACAGATATGTGTCCTCTAAATAGAGTATCTGCCCCCGAGGAAATCGCCGATTTAATAATGAATCTTGCTGGTGAGAAA